In Rosa chinensis cultivar Old Blush chromosome 1, RchiOBHm-V2, whole genome shotgun sequence, a genomic segment contains:
- the LOC112182652 gene encoding ATPase GET3A — MAASDLPEGTLQNVLEQETLKWVFVGGKGGVGKTTCSSILSILLASVRSSVLIISTDPAHNLSDAFQQKFTKTPTLVNGFPNLYAMEVDPTVEHEDIGGENGMDSLVSELANAIPGIDEAMSFAEMLKLVQTMDYSVIVFDTAPTGHTLRLLQFPSTLEKGLAKVMSLKNKFGGLMSQMTRLFGVDDEFGEDAILGKLEGMKEVIEQVNKQFKDPDLTTFVCVCIPEFLSLYETERLVQELTKFEIDTHNIIINQVLYDEEDSQSKLLKARMRMQQKYLDQFYMLYDDFNITKLPLLPEEVTGVEALKAFSCHFLTPYQPSTSTVESLEQRVSTLRQQLKDTEAELERLRKGKQKA, encoded by the exons ATGGCAGCCTCTGATTTACCAGAGGGGACTCTTCAGAACGTACTGGAGCAAGAGACCCTCAAGTGGGTCTTCGTTGGCGGCAAAGGTGGGGTTGGCAAAACGACGTGCAGCTCAATCCTATCGATCCTTCTCGCCAGTGTTAGATCCTCTGTTTTGATTATCTCCACCGACCCTGCTCACAATCTCAGCGATGCTTTTCAGCAAAAGTTCACCAAGACTCCTACTTTGGTTAATGGGTTCCCCAATCTATATGCCATG GAAGTGGATCCTACTGTTGAGCATGAAGACATTGGCGGAGAGAATGGAATGGATAGTTTGGTTTCGGAGCTAGCAAATGCTATTCCAGGGATTGATGAGGCCATGAGCTTTGCAGAGATGTTAAA ATTGGTTCAAACAATGGATTATTCTGTTATTGTATTTGACACTGCACCGACTGGTCATACGCTTCGGCTGTTGCAGTTTCCATCAACATTGGAGAAAGGTCTCGCAAAAGTGatgtctttgaaaaataaatttgGCGGTTTAATGAGTCAG ATGACGCGCCTCTTTGGTGTTGATGACGAATTTGGAGAGGATGCGATTTTAGGAAAGCTTGAGGGCATGAAAGAAGTAATAGAGCAAGTTAATAAGCAATTCAAAGACCCA GACTTGACAACGTTCGTTTGTGTTTGCATTCCTGAATTCTTGTCTCTCTATGAAACAGAGAGACTGGTGCAGGAACtcaccaaatttgagatagatACGCACAATATTATCATTAACCAAGTACTTTATGATGAAGAAG ACTCGCAGTCCAAATTACTTAAAGCAAGAATGCGAATGCAACAAAAGTATCTTGACCAGTTCTACATGTTATATGATGATTTTAACATAACCAAGCTCCCATTGCTGCCTGAAGAG GTTACTGGAGTGGAAGCTCTGAAAGCGTTTTCATGCCATTTTCTGACACCGTATCAACCTTCCACCAGCACGGTGGAATCGTTAGAACAAAGGGTGTCCACGCTAAGGCAGCAGTTGAAAGACACCGAAGCAGAGCTAGAAAGACTAAGAAAGGGAAAGCAAAAGGCCTGA
- the LOC112179445 gene encoding SPX domain-containing membrane protein At4g22990 isoform X3, which produces MSKPVQIILIPSYDKSVSMWALEPLWEPYLETSQTFKIIVGATHQYMISLLYPTRFTLTSIDDPVVDSIRTAVDRLSNSTNFLHYLGKHALIMQEEFPSSPEDPIDDSAYHFMSLLLNLANTFLYMVNTYIIVPTADRYTMTLGAAATVCGVVIGSMAVAQVFSSVYFSAWSNRSYMRPLVFSSIVLLVGNTLYALAYDLDSLSVLLIGRLFCGLGSARAVNRRYISDCVPLKLRMQASAGFVSASALGMACGPALACLFQTNFKIYKLTFNEATLPGWAMALAWLVYLLWLWISFREPSRETKENVVPDESTSAGRYIDSSPETKKNALPQESNSGRFINISVDDNSTQPLLMNSNAKQQDEDGDEDCDDAEEDSKELQRPVNSIVSAYRLLTPSVKVQLLIYFMLKYAMEIVLAESSLITGYYFIWSTSSVAMFLACLGLTVLPVNVLVGSYISNIFEERQVLLASEVLVCIGILLSFHILTSYSVPQYVGSALLTFVSAEVLEGVNLSLLSRVMSSRLSRGTFNGGLLSTEAGTLARVVADGTITLAGYLGVSKVLNTTLVPSLFFCVCSIVATCFTYNSLY; this is translated from the exons ATGTCAAAACCCGTGCAAATCATCCTTATTCCCAGTTACGACAAGTCTGTAAGCATGTG GGCATTGGAGCCGTTGTGGGAGCCATATCTCGAAACCTCGCAGACCTTCAAGATCATCGTGGGAGCTACACATCAATATATGATCAGCCTGCTTTATCCCACCCGGTTTACTCTTACCTCCATTGAC GATCCTGTTGTTGATTCTATTAGAACAGCAGTGGACAGGTTGTCAAACTCGACGAATTTCCTCCATTATTTGGGAAAACATGCGCTTATTATGCAGGAGGAGTTTCCAAGTTCACCTGAGGATCCTATTGATGACAGCGCATATCATTTCATGTCACTTCTCTTAAATTTGGCAAATACATTTCTCTATATGGTCAATACATATATAATTGTCCCAACAGCTGACAGATACACCATGACCCTTGGAGCCGCAGCAACGGTCTGTGGTGTTGTGATTGGGTCAATGGCAGTTGCCCAGGTGTTTTCTTCAGTTTATTTCAGCGCATGGTCAAATAGATCATACATGAGACCACTTGTATTCAGTAGCATTGTTCTTCTTGTGGGAAATACCCTATATGCACTGGCATATGATCTTGATTCATTATCAGTACTTCTGATTGGTCGACTCTTCTGTGG GTTAGGTTCTGCAAGAGCAGTTAACCGGCGTTATATCAGTGATTGTGTACCCCTTAAATTGCGAATGCAAGCTTCTGCTGGTTTTGTCAGTGCTAGTGCACTCGGAATGGCGTGTGGTCCTGCTCTTGCTTGTTTATTCCAAACTAATTTCAAGATTTACAAGTTGACATTCAATGAAGCCACATTACCTGGTTGGGCCATGGCTCTTGCATGGCTTGTATATTTGCTGTGGTTGTGGATTTCTTTTAGAGAGCCTTCTCgtgaaactaaagaaaatgttgtgcCAGACGAATCTACTTCTG CAGGAAGGTATATAGATAGTTCTCctgaaactaaaaaaaatgccTTGCCACAGGAATCTAATTCTG GGAGGTTTATAAATATTTCTGTGGACGATAATTCTACACAACCATTACTGATGAACTCCAACGCTAAGCAACAAGATGAAGATGGAGACGAAGACTGTGATGATGCTGAAGAAGATTCCAAAGAACTCCAGAGGCCAGTCAATTCAATTGTGTCAGCATATAGATTACTTACACCATCAGTAAAG GTTCAACTACTTATATATTTTATGCTCAAATATGCTATGGAGATCGTACTTGCTGAGTCGAGTCTCATCACTGGATATTATTTTATTTGGTCAACTAGCAGCGTGGCAATGTTTCTTGCATGTCTTGGGCTAACAGTGCTTCCGGTCAATGTTCTTGTTGGGAGCTATATCAGCAACATATTTGAAGAAAG GCAGGTTCTATTGGCCTCTGAAGTTCTGGTGTGCATAGGTATACTACTGAGCTTCCACATATTGACCTCTTACTCTGTGCCTCAATATGTTGGCTCAGCCCTTCTAACTTTCGTGTCAGCTGAAGTCCTTGAAG GTGTGAACTTATCACTCCTATCTCGCGTCATGTCATCAAGGCTTTCTCGTGGGACTTTCAATGGCGGATTGCTTTCAACTGAGGCAGGGACCCTGGCCCGGGTAGTTGCAGATGGAACAATAACCCTAGCTGGGTATTTAGGTGTGAGCAAGGTCTTGAATACCACCTTGGTTCCTTCTCTGTTCTTCTGTGTCTGTTCCATTGTTGCCACCTGCTTCACCTACAACTCCCTCTACTAA
- the LOC112179445 gene encoding SPX domain-containing membrane protein At4g22990 isoform X1: MVAFGKKLRESQIQEWQEYYIDYKLLKKKLNRYTQQVEVGTENHLIVLKDFSRLLDCQIEKFVMFLLEQQGILASRLSNLREQYDSLLQQADGEKVCELREAYRSVGRDLLRILFFVEMNAIGLRKILKKFDKRFGFKFTNYYVKTRANHPYSQLRQVCKHVGIGAVVGAISRNLADLQDHRGSYTSIYDQPALSHPDPVVDSIRTAVDRLSNSTNFLHYLGKHALIMQEEFPSSPEDPIDDSAYHFMSLLLNLANTFLYMVNTYIIVPTADRYTMTLGAAATVCGVVIGSMAVAQVFSSVYFSAWSNRSYMRPLVFSSIVLLVGNTLYALAYDLDSLSVLLIGRLFCGLGSARAVNRRYISDCVPLKLRMQASAGFVSASALGMACGPALACLFQTNFKIYKLTFNEATLPGWAMALAWLVYLLWLWISFREPSRETKENVVPDESTSAGRYIDSSPETKKNALPQESNSGRFINISVDDNSTQPLLMNSNAKQQDEDGDEDCDDAEEDSKELQRPVNSIVSAYRLLTPSVKVQLLIYFMLKYAMEIVLAESSLITGYYFIWSTSSVAMFLACLGLTVLPVNVLVGSYISNIFEERQVLLASEVLVCIGILLSFHILTSYSVPQYVGSALLTFVSAEVLEGVNLSLLSRVMSSRLSRGTFNGGLLSTEAGTLARVVADGTITLAGYLGVSKVLNTTLVPSLFFCVCSIVATCFTYNSLY; this comes from the exons ATGGTTGCATTTGGGAAAAAGTTGAGAGAATCCCAGATTCAAGAATGGCAAGA ATACTATATTGACTATAAGTTGTTGAAGAAAAAACTAAATCGGTATACACAACAAGTTGAAGTTGGAACAGAGAATCACCTCATTGTTCTGAAGGACTTCTCTAGATTGTTAGATTGTCAG ATTGAAAAGTTTGTCATGTTTCTGCTGGAACAACAAGGAATTCTTGCTAGCAGGTTATCCAATCTTAGAGAACAGTATGATTCTCTTTTACAGCAGGCAGATGGAGAGAAAGTATGTGAACTACGAGAAGCATATCGATCAGTTGGTCGAGATCTCTTAAGAATTCTCTTTTTTGTTGAGATGAATGCCATTGGTTTGCGTAAGATATTGAAGAAGTTTGACAAGCgatttgggtttaaatttaCCAATTACTATGTCAAAACCCGTGCAAATCATCCTTATTCCCAGTTACGACAAGTCTGTAAGCATGTG GGCATTGGAGCCGTTGTGGGAGCCATATCTCGAAACCTCGCAGACCTTCAAGATCATCGTGGGAGCTACACATCAATATATGATCAGCCTGCTTTATCCCACCCG GATCCTGTTGTTGATTCTATTAGAACAGCAGTGGACAGGTTGTCAAACTCGACGAATTTCCTCCATTATTTGGGAAAACATGCGCTTATTATGCAGGAGGAGTTTCCAAGTTCACCTGAGGATCCTATTGATGACAGCGCATATCATTTCATGTCACTTCTCTTAAATTTGGCAAATACATTTCTCTATATGGTCAATACATATATAATTGTCCCAACAGCTGACAGATACACCATGACCCTTGGAGCCGCAGCAACGGTCTGTGGTGTTGTGATTGGGTCAATGGCAGTTGCCCAGGTGTTTTCTTCAGTTTATTTCAGCGCATGGTCAAATAGATCATACATGAGACCACTTGTATTCAGTAGCATTGTTCTTCTTGTGGGAAATACCCTATATGCACTGGCATATGATCTTGATTCATTATCAGTACTTCTGATTGGTCGACTCTTCTGTGG GTTAGGTTCTGCAAGAGCAGTTAACCGGCGTTATATCAGTGATTGTGTACCCCTTAAATTGCGAATGCAAGCTTCTGCTGGTTTTGTCAGTGCTAGTGCACTCGGAATGGCGTGTGGTCCTGCTCTTGCTTGTTTATTCCAAACTAATTTCAAGATTTACAAGTTGACATTCAATGAAGCCACATTACCTGGTTGGGCCATGGCTCTTGCATGGCTTGTATATTTGCTGTGGTTGTGGATTTCTTTTAGAGAGCCTTCTCgtgaaactaaagaaaatgttgtgcCAGACGAATCTACTTCTG CAGGAAGGTATATAGATAGTTCTCctgaaactaaaaaaaatgccTTGCCACAGGAATCTAATTCTG GGAGGTTTATAAATATTTCTGTGGACGATAATTCTACACAACCATTACTGATGAACTCCAACGCTAAGCAACAAGATGAAGATGGAGACGAAGACTGTGATGATGCTGAAGAAGATTCCAAAGAACTCCAGAGGCCAGTCAATTCAATTGTGTCAGCATATAGATTACTTACACCATCAGTAAAG GTTCAACTACTTATATATTTTATGCTCAAATATGCTATGGAGATCGTACTTGCTGAGTCGAGTCTCATCACTGGATATTATTTTATTTGGTCAACTAGCAGCGTGGCAATGTTTCTTGCATGTCTTGGGCTAACAGTGCTTCCGGTCAATGTTCTTGTTGGGAGCTATATCAGCAACATATTTGAAGAAAG GCAGGTTCTATTGGCCTCTGAAGTTCTGGTGTGCATAGGTATACTACTGAGCTTCCACATATTGACCTCTTACTCTGTGCCTCAATATGTTGGCTCAGCCCTTCTAACTTTCGTGTCAGCTGAAGTCCTTGAAG GTGTGAACTTATCACTCCTATCTCGCGTCATGTCATCAAGGCTTTCTCGTGGGACTTTCAATGGCGGATTGCTTTCAACTGAGGCAGGGACCCTGGCCCGGGTAGTTGCAGATGGAACAATAACCCTAGCTGGGTATTTAGGTGTGAGCAAGGTCTTGAATACCACCTTGGTTCCTTCTCTGTTCTTCTGTGTCTGTTCCATTGTTGCCACCTGCTTCACCTACAACTCCCTCTACTAA
- the LOC112179445 gene encoding SPX domain-containing membrane protein At4g22990 isoform X2, translating to MVAFGKKLRESQIQEWQEYYIDYKLLKKKLNRYTQQVEVGTENHLIVLKDFSRLLDCQIEKFVMFLLEQQGILASRLSNLREQYDSLLQQADGEKVCELREAYRSVGRDLLRILFFVEMNAIGLRKILKKFDKRFGFKFTNYYVKTRANHPYSQLRQVCKHVGIGAVVGAISRNLADLQDHRGSYTSIYDQPALSHPDPVVDSIRTAVDRLSNSTNFLHYLGKHALIMQEEFPSSPEDPIDDSAYHFMSLLLNLANTFLYMVNTYIIVPTADRYTMTLGAAATVCGVVIGSMAVAQVFSSVYFSAWSNRSYMRPLVFSSIVLLVGNTLYALAYDLDSLSVLLIGRLFCGLGSARAVNRRYISDCVPLKLRMQASAGFVSASALGMACGPALACLFQTNFKIYKLTFNEATLPGWAMALAWLVYLLWLWISFREPSRETKENVVPDESTSGRYIDSSPETKKNALPQESNSGRFINISVDDNSTQPLLMNSNAKQQDEDGDEDCDDAEEDSKELQRPVNSIVSAYRLLTPSVKVQLLIYFMLKYAMEIVLAESSLITGYYFIWSTSSVAMFLACLGLTVLPVNVLVGSYISNIFEERQVLLASEVLVCIGILLSFHILTSYSVPQYVGSALLTFVSAEVLEGVNLSLLSRVMSSRLSRGTFNGGLLSTEAGTLARVVADGTITLAGYLGVSKVLNTTLVPSLFFCVCSIVATCFTYNSLY from the exons ATGGTTGCATTTGGGAAAAAGTTGAGAGAATCCCAGATTCAAGAATGGCAAGA ATACTATATTGACTATAAGTTGTTGAAGAAAAAACTAAATCGGTATACACAACAAGTTGAAGTTGGAACAGAGAATCACCTCATTGTTCTGAAGGACTTCTCTAGATTGTTAGATTGTCAG ATTGAAAAGTTTGTCATGTTTCTGCTGGAACAACAAGGAATTCTTGCTAGCAGGTTATCCAATCTTAGAGAACAGTATGATTCTCTTTTACAGCAGGCAGATGGAGAGAAAGTATGTGAACTACGAGAAGCATATCGATCAGTTGGTCGAGATCTCTTAAGAATTCTCTTTTTTGTTGAGATGAATGCCATTGGTTTGCGTAAGATATTGAAGAAGTTTGACAAGCgatttgggtttaaatttaCCAATTACTATGTCAAAACCCGTGCAAATCATCCTTATTCCCAGTTACGACAAGTCTGTAAGCATGTG GGCATTGGAGCCGTTGTGGGAGCCATATCTCGAAACCTCGCAGACCTTCAAGATCATCGTGGGAGCTACACATCAATATATGATCAGCCTGCTTTATCCCACCCG GATCCTGTTGTTGATTCTATTAGAACAGCAGTGGACAGGTTGTCAAACTCGACGAATTTCCTCCATTATTTGGGAAAACATGCGCTTATTATGCAGGAGGAGTTTCCAAGTTCACCTGAGGATCCTATTGATGACAGCGCATATCATTTCATGTCACTTCTCTTAAATTTGGCAAATACATTTCTCTATATGGTCAATACATATATAATTGTCCCAACAGCTGACAGATACACCATGACCCTTGGAGCCGCAGCAACGGTCTGTGGTGTTGTGATTGGGTCAATGGCAGTTGCCCAGGTGTTTTCTTCAGTTTATTTCAGCGCATGGTCAAATAGATCATACATGAGACCACTTGTATTCAGTAGCATTGTTCTTCTTGTGGGAAATACCCTATATGCACTGGCATATGATCTTGATTCATTATCAGTACTTCTGATTGGTCGACTCTTCTGTGG GTTAGGTTCTGCAAGAGCAGTTAACCGGCGTTATATCAGTGATTGTGTACCCCTTAAATTGCGAATGCAAGCTTCTGCTGGTTTTGTCAGTGCTAGTGCACTCGGAATGGCGTGTGGTCCTGCTCTTGCTTGTTTATTCCAAACTAATTTCAAGATTTACAAGTTGACATTCAATGAAGCCACATTACCTGGTTGGGCCATGGCTCTTGCATGGCTTGTATATTTGCTGTGGTTGTGGATTTCTTTTAGAGAGCCTTCTCgtgaaactaaagaaaatgttgtgcCAGACGAATCTACTTCTG GAAGGTATATAGATAGTTCTCctgaaactaaaaaaaatgccTTGCCACAGGAATCTAATTCTG GGAGGTTTATAAATATTTCTGTGGACGATAATTCTACACAACCATTACTGATGAACTCCAACGCTAAGCAACAAGATGAAGATGGAGACGAAGACTGTGATGATGCTGAAGAAGATTCCAAAGAACTCCAGAGGCCAGTCAATTCAATTGTGTCAGCATATAGATTACTTACACCATCAGTAAAG GTTCAACTACTTATATATTTTATGCTCAAATATGCTATGGAGATCGTACTTGCTGAGTCGAGTCTCATCACTGGATATTATTTTATTTGGTCAACTAGCAGCGTGGCAATGTTTCTTGCATGTCTTGGGCTAACAGTGCTTCCGGTCAATGTTCTTGTTGGGAGCTATATCAGCAACATATTTGAAGAAAG GCAGGTTCTATTGGCCTCTGAAGTTCTGGTGTGCATAGGTATACTACTGAGCTTCCACATATTGACCTCTTACTCTGTGCCTCAATATGTTGGCTCAGCCCTTCTAACTTTCGTGTCAGCTGAAGTCCTTGAAG GTGTGAACTTATCACTCCTATCTCGCGTCATGTCATCAAGGCTTTCTCGTGGGACTTTCAATGGCGGATTGCTTTCAACTGAGGCAGGGACCCTGGCCCGGGTAGTTGCAGATGGAACAATAACCCTAGCTGGGTATTTAGGTGTGAGCAAGGTCTTGAATACCACCTTGGTTCCTTCTCTGTTCTTCTGTGTCTGTTCCATTGTTGCCACCTGCTTCACCTACAACTCCCTCTACTAA